One genomic segment of Verrucomicrobiota bacterium includes these proteins:
- a CDS encoding polysaccharide biosynthesis tyrosine autokinase: MESFDLEAFLFEIRRFWWLILVITIVALGCGYAIHLLSPVEFKSGAKMVVGGKLNIPSASVYSEQAAAADFVGTQAAVMQSRDVCREADKTLRQQGKLPPEKGVELQATAVPKTTVFIVEATSTDPDYTRAYLQEAIRAYIELRKRMRSEQSREAVSALTEEVVRVRGEVDAATRDLNSFQQKISVGSLEDEVTAETAYLASLRKRYADLRLQKSIAVTGAPDPNAAAAGAVQDADTNNLNGVLPDQTGQQLPDQQLRQARQNLTMLQAEKARLQNNLRRDHPRIKQIDLRIREAQNLVGFLQDQIQHGNTERVESIDREMTALQDEISQREHKISQLNQNIAEYQTLKDRLAASRETYQRLTNSVQNVDVARQVDQEVINVLESPSTPVPVHTRLLVTLAMSLAIGLVIGVGATTLFSRLARRFQTISQIKRTLGLPVFGRILHDGWVSRQRTVLDCTRKHIGFAESFRNLRSTLMLLPPSVRDRRCIAVTSAFPNEGKSTIAVNMAIALAATNSRVLLIDADLRRGKLHQLLKVKTGPGFSDLLMRKSSVQQSIHTTRMQNLMLLPSGNRVPNVSEQIFRSNFDRTLDELCRQFDYVILDTPPVLATDDGPTMAAKAEWALFVVRLRHSRPRETEKALEELRMRQVEVPGVVVNSVSKRDTGHSYYHYAYSLEDQPFAGTGLPERNPF; encoded by the coding sequence ATGGAATCTTTTGATCTCGAAGCCTTTCTCTTTGAAATTCGGCGTTTTTGGTGGCTGATCCTGGTCATCACTATCGTCGCCCTCGGATGCGGGTACGCGATACACCTGCTGTCGCCGGTCGAATTCAAGTCAGGCGCAAAAATGGTTGTAGGCGGCAAACTCAACATCCCGTCAGCGTCCGTGTACAGTGAGCAAGCCGCCGCGGCGGATTTTGTCGGCACCCAGGCAGCCGTCATGCAAAGCCGGGACGTTTGCCGTGAGGCCGACAAGACACTCCGGCAACAGGGCAAGCTGCCGCCGGAAAAAGGGGTGGAACTTCAAGCCACCGCCGTTCCGAAAACGACGGTGTTCATCGTGGAGGCCACCAGCACCGACCCGGATTACACCCGTGCTTACCTCCAGGAAGCCATCCGGGCTTACATCGAGCTCCGTAAACGAATGCGTTCGGAGCAGTCTCGGGAAGCCGTTTCCGCGTTGACCGAGGAAGTGGTGCGGGTCCGCGGAGAGGTTGACGCCGCCACCCGGGACCTGAACAGCTTTCAGCAAAAGATCAGTGTGGGCTCGCTCGAGGACGAGGTTACGGCCGAAACCGCTTACCTGGCGAGTTTGCGCAAGCGTTACGCCGACCTTCGTTTGCAGAAGTCGATCGCCGTAACGGGAGCCCCGGACCCGAACGCGGCGGCGGCCGGCGCCGTTCAGGACGCCGACACTAACAATCTCAACGGAGTTCTGCCTGATCAGACCGGACAGCAATTGCCTGACCAGCAACTGCGCCAGGCCAGGCAAAACCTGACCATGCTCCAGGCGGAAAAAGCGCGTCTGCAGAACAACCTGCGTCGGGATCATCCCAGGATTAAGCAAATCGATCTCCGCATCCGTGAGGCGCAAAACCTGGTCGGTTTCCTGCAGGACCAGATACAACACGGGAACACGGAACGGGTCGAATCGATTGACCGCGAGATGACCGCGTTGCAGGACGAAATTTCGCAGCGTGAGCACAAGATCAGCCAACTCAACCAGAACATCGCCGAATACCAGACGCTCAAGGACCGGCTCGCTGCCAGTCGTGAAACTTACCAACGCTTAACTAACAGCGTCCAGAACGTTGATGTGGCGCGGCAGGTCGATCAGGAGGTCATTAACGTCCTGGAGAGCCCATCGACCCCTGTTCCGGTTCACACCCGTCTACTCGTCACGCTTGCTATGTCCCTGGCGATCGGCCTTGTGATCGGGGTAGGCGCGACGACCCTGTTCTCGCGGCTCGCGCGCCGTTTCCAGACCATTTCCCAGATCAAGCGGACGCTCGGCTTGCCGGTGTTCGGGAGAATCCTGCACGACGGCTGGGTTAGCCGCCAGCGGACAGTCCTCGATTGTACCCGCAAACACATCGGTTTTGCCGAATCGTTCCGGAACCTTCGTTCCACGCTCATGCTGCTTCCGCCGAGCGTGCGCGACCGGCGCTGCATCGCGGTCACCAGCGCCTTCCCGAACGAGGGTAAATCGACCATCGCCGTAAACATGGCCATTGCGCTCGCGGCCACCAATTCGCGCGTGTTACTGATCGACGCGGACCTCCGGCGCGGGAAGCTGCACCAGTTGCTCAAGGTCAAAACCGGTCCCGGTTTCTCTGACCTTCTCATGCGCAAAAGTTCCGTTCAGCAGAGCATCCACACCACGCGGATGCAGAACCTGATGTTGCTCCCGTCCGGAAACCGGGTCCCGAACGTCAGTGAACAGATTTTCCGGTCGAACTTTGATCGCACGCTCGATGAACTCTGCAGACAGTTCGATTACGTGATCCTCGATACCCCACCCGTGCTTGCAACCGACGATGGCCCAACGATGGCGGCCAAGGCCGAGTGGGCGCTCTTCGTTGTCCGCCTGCGGCACAGCCGCCCCCGCGAAACCGAAAAGGCACTGGAGGAACTCCGGATGCGCCAGGTCGAAGTACCCGGGGTGGTGGTTAATTCCGTCAGCAAGCGGGATACCGGGCACAGCTATTACCATTACGCCTACTCGCTGGAAGACCAGCCTTTTGCAGGCACGGGGCTGCCGGAACGTAACCCGTTCTGA
- a CDS encoding lysophospholipid acyltransferase family protein, which yields MLKARRQGSFVLLVRVLIWLALRRRFQGIYLIGAENLQALGRKQSLVVCANHTNWWDGFVAGLLTAQRLRKRFYVVQEERHLRRYWFFRFAGAFGVDLDAPGKALATVRHAQALLKQPGAAVWIFPQGKLMAPDEPIRVRRGATYIAARAGAAILPCALRYEFRDQENPFIFVAFGRPLPAPAADETLQAELQRLVREAKRFADPDVPLPECALLRSKLSINELWDACVALIRGLLRRRYP from the coding sequence ATGCTGAAGGCGCGCCGCCAGGGTTCGTTCGTCCTGCTTGTGCGCGTGCTTATCTGGCTGGCATTGCGCCGCCGGTTCCAAGGCATCTACCTGATCGGGGCCGAAAACCTGCAAGCACTGGGCCGGAAACAATCCCTGGTGGTGTGCGCCAATCACACGAATTGGTGGGATGGTTTTGTCGCCGGTTTGCTCACCGCGCAACGGCTCCGTAAACGATTCTATGTGGTGCAGGAAGAACGGCACTTGCGGCGTTACTGGTTTTTTCGTTTTGCCGGCGCCTTCGGCGTCGACCTGGATGCCCCAGGAAAGGCGCTCGCCACCGTCCGGCACGCGCAGGCGCTCCTCAAGCAGCCGGGCGCGGCGGTATGGATCTTTCCGCAAGGCAAGTTGATGGCGCCCGACGAACCTATCCGGGTCCGCCGGGGCGCCACCTACATTGCCGCCCGGGCCGGTGCAGCCATCCTGCCGTGCGCGCTCCGGTACGAATTCCGGGACCAGGAGAACCCATTTATTTTCGTTGCGTTTGGGCGCCCGTTGCCCGCACCCGCCGCGGACGAAACGCTGCAGGCGGAGTTGCAGCGTTTGGTGCGGGAAGCCAAGCGTTTCGCCGATCCGGACGTACCGTTGCCTGAATGTGCATTGCTTCGGTCCAAGCTTTCGATCAACGAGCTCTGGGATGCATGCGTAGCCCTGATCAGGGGATTGCTACGCCGGCGCTACCCGTAA